The genome window GCGCCGTGCGTTCTCTGGCGTCTTGGTGCCCACAGGGCACCCTACCAATCGCGTGAACGTATAGTTCCTCGTCAATTTCCCGCGATTTGCGCCAGGCACGATTGCATGTACTCGATACTTTCGCGCGCCAGTCGTTCGACGCCGGGCGAGTAATCGAAGACCTCGACCGACACCCAGCCGCGATAATCGATTTCGCCGAGCGCTTCGAAGATCGGCACGAAATCGATCTCGCCAAAGCCCGGTCCCAGGCGGTTGGCGTCGTTGGCGTGAAAATGCGTCAGCATCGCGGCGTGCTTGCGGATGATGTCGGGGATGGGCGTTGCTTCGCTTGACATTGCCTTGCAGTCCAGATGCAGCCGGCAATGCGACGAGCCGACCATTTCGGCCAATTGGGCGCCCAAATCAGCCGTTAGCAAGAAATCTCCTTCGGCGGGCCCCAAGGGCTCGACGAGCAATGTGACGTCGGTTTCTTCCAACGTCGGCACCACCGATTGAAATACCTCGGCCGCATACCCCATCGCCTGCTCGTGCGTCACGCCCGGCAGCAGGTTGCGCTGCTGCGGCGAACCGAACACGAGCAACTTGCCCCCCAGGTCGCGACACAAATGCGCCAGGTCGCGCAAGTATTGCGCCGTCTTGTCGCGCACCGCGCGGTCGGGGCTCGTCAGGTAGTAGCCCGTTGTCTTCGCGAGCAGCCAATGCAGCCCGATGACCTCCAGGTCCGCGGCCTCGGCCTGGCGGCGCACTTCCGTGCGGCGGGCCGAGCCGATTTCC of Pirellulales bacterium contains these proteins:
- a CDS encoding sugar phosphate isomerase/epimerase family protein, which produces MKFAICNETFLDWPFDKAFAFARECGYTGIEIAPFTMASDAKEIGSARRTEVRRQAEAADLEVIGLHWLLAKTTGYYLTSPDRAVRDKTAQYLRDLAHLCRDLGGKLLVFGSPQQRNLLPGVTHEQAMGYAAEVFQSVVPTLEETDVTLLVEPLGPAEGDFLLTADLGAQLAEMVGSSHCRLHLDCKAMSSEATPIPDIIRKHAAMLTHFHANDANRLGPGFGEIDFVPIFEALGEIDYRGWVSVEVFDYSPGVERLARESIEYMQSCLAQIAGN